A portion of the Microbacterium hominis genome contains these proteins:
- a CDS encoding biotin transporter BioY, whose translation MSSIAAVPSARRRVLADVIPHPSSRTRALAVDAALVVTGALVVAAFAQVSIPLWPVPITGQTLAVVVVGAALGARRGAAALTTYLLLGLAGLPVFAEFTGSVAAVAKPSFGFILGFIPAAFLAGWFAERAWDRKPWLAFLGFVAASAVPFLFGIPYMALILNVITGGTFTLWQLLEFGLFPFIVGGLIKAAMAAVLIPGAWALVRRIESSTR comes from the coding sequence ATGTCATCGATCGCCGCAGTTCCCTCCGCCCGCCGTCGGGTCCTCGCCGACGTCATTCCGCACCCGTCGTCGCGCACGCGTGCGCTCGCCGTGGACGCCGCCCTCGTGGTCACCGGCGCACTCGTGGTCGCCGCCTTCGCGCAGGTCTCGATTCCGCTCTGGCCCGTGCCCATCACCGGCCAGACCCTGGCCGTCGTCGTGGTCGGCGCCGCTCTCGGAGCACGCCGCGGCGCCGCGGCGCTGACGACCTACCTGCTCCTCGGGCTCGCCGGCCTGCCCGTGTTCGCCGAGTTCACCGGCTCGGTCGCGGCGGTCGCCAAACCGAGCTTCGGGTTCATCCTCGGATTCATCCCGGCCGCATTCCTCGCCGGCTGGTTCGCCGAGCGTGCGTGGGACCGCAAGCCCTGGCTGGCCTTCCTCGGATTCGTCGCCGCCAGCGCGGTGCCGTTCCTGTTCGGCATCCCGTACATGGCCCTGATCCTCAATGTCATCACCGGGGGGACGTTCACCCTGTGGCAGCTGCTCGAATTCGGCCTGTTCCCCTTCATCGTCGGCGGGCTGATCAAGGCGGCGATGGCCGCAGTGCTCATCCCCGGCGCCTGGGCGCTCGTACGCAGGATCGAGTCGTCGACGCGCTGA
- a CDS encoding iron-siderophore ABC transporter substrate-binding protein, whose amino-acid sequence MPRHPLVLGVAAATTALLLSGCATGTGEPTSDDTAANAVDTAAVFPVTISHAYGETTISEKPERVATVAWANHEVPLALGVVPVGMSKATWGDNDNDGVLPWVEDQLAELGAQTPVLFDETDGIDFEAVADTQPDVILAAYSGLTQEEYDTLSKIAPVVAYPEVAWGTSYEDMITLNSQALGLADEGAALIDELHAEVDAALAAQPALVDSTVLFSFIDPSDLSQVGFYTTLDTRPGFLSSLGLPTPAVVTEESEGSDAFYLTVSSEQADRFEDVDVFVTYGEADGAIIEQLQADPLLSQISAIADGRIAILENNTPLAASANPSPLSIGWGIDEYFALLAGALD is encoded by the coding sequence GTGCCTCGTCACCCCCTTGTCCTCGGCGTCGCCGCCGCGACCACCGCCCTGCTGCTGTCCGGCTGCGCGACCGGCACCGGCGAGCCCACCTCGGACGACACCGCGGCGAACGCCGTCGACACCGCCGCGGTCTTCCCGGTCACGATCTCGCACGCCTACGGCGAGACGACGATCTCCGAGAAGCCGGAGCGCGTCGCGACGGTCGCCTGGGCGAACCACGAGGTGCCGCTCGCGCTGGGCGTCGTCCCGGTCGGCATGAGCAAGGCGACGTGGGGTGACAACGACAACGACGGCGTGCTCCCGTGGGTCGAGGACCAGCTCGCCGAGCTCGGCGCCCAGACCCCCGTTCTCTTCGACGAGACCGACGGCATCGACTTCGAAGCCGTCGCCGACACCCAGCCCGACGTGATCCTCGCCGCGTACTCCGGCCTCACGCAGGAGGAGTACGACACCCTGTCGAAGATCGCCCCCGTGGTCGCCTACCCGGAGGTGGCCTGGGGCACGTCCTACGAGGACATGATCACCCTGAACTCGCAGGCCCTGGGCCTGGCCGATGAGGGTGCGGCGCTGATCGACGAGCTGCACGCCGAGGTGGATGCCGCTCTCGCCGCGCAGCCCGCACTCGTCGACTCCACAGTGCTCTTCTCGTTCATCGACCCGTCCGACCTCAGCCAGGTCGGCTTCTACACTACGCTCGACACCCGCCCCGGCTTCCTCTCGAGCCTCGGACTGCCCACCCCGGCGGTCGTCACCGAGGAGAGCGAGGGCAGCGACGCGTTCTACCTCACCGTCAGCTCCGAGCAGGCCGACCGTTTCGAGGACGTCGACGTGTTCGTGACCTACGGCGAGGCCGACGGCGCGATCATCGAACAGCTCCAGGCCGACCCGCTGCTCTCGCAGATCTCGGCGATCGCCGACGGCCGCATCGCGATCCTCGAGAACAACACGCCGCTGGCCGCCTCCGCCAACCCCTCGCCGCTGTCGATCGGCTGGGGCATCGACGAGTACTTCGCCCTGCTCGCCGGCGCACTGGACTGA
- a CDS encoding ABC-F family ATP-binding cassette domain-containing protein — protein MLAVHDLEIRVGARVLMSDVSFRVSDGDKIGLVGRNGAGKTTLTKVLAGDVLPSDGRVDRSGELGYLPQDPRSGDPEMLARTRILDARGLGTIAIGMRDASHAMGDDDPDVAARAMRKYANLTERFEALGGYAAEAEAASIAHNLSLPDRILEQPLKTLSGGQRRRIELARILFSDAQTMILDEPTNHLDADSVVWLREFLKGYKGGLIVISHDVELVGETVNRVFYLDANRQVIDVYNMNWKNYLRQRVADEERRKKERANIEKKASALQLQAARFGAKASKAAAAHQMVARAEKMLSGLEEVRQEDRVAKLRFPKPAACGKTPITASGLSKSYGSLEIFTDVDLAIDRGSKVVVLGLNGAGKTTLLRILAGVDAPDTGAVEPGHGLKIGYYAQEHENLDVNRSVLENMMSAAPDINATDARKVLGSFLFTGDDVLKPAGVLSGGEKTRLSLATLVVSSANVLLLDEPTNNLDPASREEILGALAHYEGAVILVSHDEGAVEALNPERVLILPDGVEDIWGRDYVDLVTLA, from the coding sequence GTGCTCGCCGTGCATGACCTCGAGATCCGCGTGGGCGCCCGCGTGCTCATGTCCGACGTGTCCTTCCGTGTGTCCGACGGCGACAAGATCGGGCTCGTCGGCCGCAACGGCGCCGGCAAGACCACGCTCACGAAGGTGCTCGCCGGAGACGTGCTGCCCAGCGACGGCCGTGTGGATCGATCGGGAGAGCTCGGCTACCTCCCCCAGGACCCGCGCTCGGGCGATCCGGAGATGCTCGCCCGCACCCGCATCCTCGATGCCCGGGGCCTCGGAACGATCGCGATCGGCATGCGGGACGCCTCTCACGCGATGGGGGACGACGATCCCGACGTCGCGGCGCGCGCGATGCGCAAGTACGCCAATCTCACCGAGCGCTTCGAGGCGCTGGGCGGTTACGCCGCCGAAGCGGAGGCCGCCTCGATCGCCCACAACCTCTCCCTTCCCGACCGCATCCTCGAGCAGCCGCTGAAGACGCTCTCGGGTGGTCAGCGCCGCCGCATCGAGCTGGCGCGCATCCTCTTCTCCGATGCCCAGACGATGATCCTCGACGAGCCCACGAACCACCTCGACGCCGACAGCGTCGTGTGGCTGCGGGAATTCCTCAAGGGATACAAGGGCGGACTCATCGTCATCTCCCACGATGTCGAACTCGTCGGCGAGACCGTCAACCGCGTGTTCTACCTGGACGCGAACCGTCAGGTGATCGACGTCTACAACATGAACTGGAAGAACTACCTGCGCCAGCGGGTGGCCGATGAGGAGCGCCGCAAGAAGGAGCGCGCCAACATCGAGAAGAAGGCATCCGCGCTGCAGCTACAGGCGGCGCGCTTCGGCGCCAAGGCGTCGAAGGCGGCGGCGGCCCACCAGATGGTCGCGCGCGCCGAGAAGATGCTGTCCGGGCTGGAAGAGGTGCGCCAGGAGGATCGGGTCGCCAAGCTGCGCTTCCCGAAGCCGGCGGCGTGCGGCAAGACCCCGATCACCGCGTCGGGGCTGTCGAAGTCCTACGGATCGCTCGAGATCTTCACCGACGTCGACCTCGCGATCGATCGCGGCTCGAAGGTCGTCGTGCTGGGGCTGAACGGCGCGGGCAAGACCACCCTGCTGCGCATCCTCGCCGGCGTCGATGCCCCCGACACCGGTGCGGTCGAGCCCGGCCACGGGCTGAAGATCGGCTACTACGCCCAGGAACACGAGAATCTCGACGTCAACCGCTCCGTGCTCGAGAACATGATGTCCGCGGCGCCCGACATCAACGCCACCGACGCGCGGAAGGTGCTCGGCTCCTTCCTGTTCACCGGCGACGATGTGCTCAAGCCCGCCGGAGTGCTCTCGGGCGGGGAGAAGACCCGGCTGTCGCTCGCGACGCTCGTGGTCTCGAGCGCGAACGTGCTGCTGCTGGACGAGCCGACCAACAACCTCGACCCGGCTTCCCGCGAGGAGATCCTCGGCGCACTGGCGCATTACGAGGGCGCCGTGATCCTCGTCTCGCACGACGAAGGGGCCGTCGAAGCCCTCAACCCGGAACGCGTGCTCATCCTGCCCGACGGGGTCGAGGACATCTGGGGCAGGGACTACGTCGATCTCGTGACGCTCGCCTGA
- a CDS encoding FecCD family ABC transporter permease, giving the protein MTDTRLRAPQPDARLRRPAAVRLAWIAAALVVLAGLCVASIAFGAREVSLGEIWAALGGDTSTVSTAAVVARVPRTVLALVVGAALALSGAAMQAVTRNPLADPGILGVSGGAALAVVIGIAFFGLTAPYPTMALAIVGAAVAAVFVYAVGSLGRGGATPLKLALAGAASSAAFLSLVSAILLPRVDIMETFRFWQIGGVGGATWDRIGLVAPVLAVGALIVFATARGMNSLALGDDMAAGLGENVARTRMISAAGAVILCGAATAVAGPIAFVGLVIPHLCRLLVGTDHRWLLPFSAIAGAGLLVLSDVIGRVIARPDEIEVGIITALVGAPVFIWIVRRQKVREL; this is encoded by the coding sequence ATGACCGACACCCGCCTGCGCGCACCGCAGCCCGACGCCCGCCTGCGGCGCCCGGCAGCGGTGCGCCTGGCGTGGATCGCGGCGGCGCTGGTCGTGCTCGCGGGGCTGTGCGTGGCATCCATCGCCTTCGGCGCCCGGGAGGTCTCGCTCGGCGAGATCTGGGCGGCACTGGGCGGCGACACCAGCACCGTCTCGACCGCCGCCGTCGTCGCGCGCGTGCCCCGCACCGTGCTGGCGCTCGTCGTGGGCGCTGCCCTGGCCCTCTCGGGCGCGGCGATGCAGGCCGTCACGCGCAATCCGCTCGCCGACCCCGGCATCCTCGGCGTCTCGGGGGGCGCGGCGCTAGCCGTCGTCATCGGCATCGCCTTCTTCGGCCTGACCGCTCCGTACCCCACGATGGCGCTCGCGATCGTCGGCGCGGCGGTGGCGGCCGTGTTCGTCTACGCCGTGGGCTCGCTGGGTCGCGGCGGCGCCACCCCGCTGAAGCTCGCCCTCGCCGGCGCGGCGAGCTCGGCGGCGTTCCTCTCCCTCGTGAGCGCAATCCTGCTGCCGCGCGTGGACATCATGGAGACGTTCCGGTTCTGGCAGATCGGCGGCGTCGGCGGGGCGACGTGGGACCGCATCGGTCTGGTCGCACCGGTGCTCGCCGTGGGCGCCCTCATCGTGTTCGCCACGGCGCGCGGGATGAACTCGCTCGCCCTCGGCGACGACATGGCGGCCGGACTCGGCGAGAACGTGGCCCGGACCCGAATGATCTCGGCCGCCGGAGCGGTGATCCTGTGCGGCGCCGCCACCGCCGTGGCCGGCCCGATCGCCTTCGTCGGGCTGGTGATCCCGCACCTGTGCCGTCTGCTCGTGGGAACCGACCACCGCTGGCTGCTGCCCTTCTCCGCGATCGCCGGGGCCGGTCTGCTCGTGCTCTCCGACGTGATCGGGCGCGTCATCGCCCGACCCGATGAGATCGAGGTGGGCATCATCACGGCGCTGGTGGGGGCGCCGGTGTTCATCTGGATCGTGCGTCGGCAGAAGGTGCGGGAACTGTGA